One stretch of Rhipicephalus sanguineus isolate Rsan-2018 chromosome 10, BIME_Rsan_1.4, whole genome shotgun sequence DNA includes these proteins:
- the LOC119406665 gene encoding zinc finger protein 239-like produces MFENFGSKEKLWQRPLWLPLESCAKDDLITVPSNPGQPRRLGSSKGKNLRQCPMCSYTTKNRTDLQRHQRTHTGERPYKCSYCGKGFIQKSNLAAHVRVHTGERPFQCHLCPWNSAWQVDLRRHMKTHKGTDGVADSGTSDS; encoded by the exons ATGTTTGAGAACTTTGGCAGCAAGGAGAAACTCTGGCAACGTCCATTGTGGCTGCCCTTAGAATCGTGTGCAAAAGACG ACTTGATCACTGTGCCCAGCAATCCTGGCCAGCCACGTCGCCTGGGATCCTCCAAGGGAAAAAATCTGCGTCAGTGTCCTATGTGTAGCTACACTACGAAAAACCGCACCGACTTGCAGAGACACCAAAGAACGCATACGGGTGAGCGGCCATACAAGTGCAGCTACTGTGGCAAGGGCTTCATTCAGAAGAGCAACCTGGCTGCCCACGTTCGCGTTCACACTGGCGAGAGACCTTTCCAGTGCCACCTCTGTCCCTGGAACTCTGCATGGCAGGTGGATCTTAGGCGCCACATGAAAACTCACAAAGGCACGGATGGTGTTGCTGATAGTGGAACTTCTGATTCCTGA